A single Phoenix dactylifera cultivar Barhee BC4 chromosome 1, palm_55x_up_171113_PBpolish2nd_filt_p, whole genome shotgun sequence DNA region contains:
- the LOC103701439 gene encoding squamosa promoter-binding-like protein 12, producing MEWNTKSCSLWDWDNLALFGGNSKQELQTNWKVEVKAAGGIDNGLVYSSVGGGSGGGGACSGSDLGNGSSSKSSISASIDSSSKAGVKISEFNFDGVNKDSMRVQDGGSSAAVVTAAMSQESLIGLKLGKRTYFEDVCAGSNVKNLPSSSSSVSAVLPAGVVKKPRVTQQTVQSTCCQVEGCNVDLSGAKDYHRKHRVCENHSKSPRVIVAGQERRFCQQCSRFHDLSEFDQKKRSCRRRLSDHNARRRKPQPDTISFNSTRLSSPFYDDRQNFLWNQPPFGQMRPTVSSTWEGSCDFKVLQMKGSLMKSTKVGGIDGQLHLPNSQRSNTFSTLSQEVDRLLPLKGTPAEVLNHGPEVSLTASNLDGALDLRRALSLLSTNSWGSADPGTTSSLVQLGHANHTGTAQPAVHVMSSTSEYWQDEHALAQHGRVLPIAAHRSGSQFQEFQLLRSPYETTFFDSNQIH from the exons ATGGAGTGGAATACCAAGTCTTGCTCTCTCTGGGACTGGGATAATCTGGCGCTGTTTGGTGGGAATTCCAAGCAGGAGCTGCAGACTAACTGGAAGGTTGAAGTCAAAGCCGCTGGAGGGATTGACAACGGCTTGGTGTATTCATCTGTTGGCGGAGGCAGTGGCGGAGGTGGTGCCTGCTCTGGCTCTGATTTGGGGAATGGCTCCTCGTCTAAGAGCTCCATCTCAGCCTCCATTGATTCTTCGTCAAAGGCGGGGGTAAAAATATCGGAGTTCAACTTTGATGGAGTGAACAAGGATTCGATGAGAGTGCAGGATGGTGGATCATCTGCGGCGGTGGTGACGGCGGCCATGTCCCAGGAGTCTTTGATTGGTCTGAAGCTTGGCAAGAGGACTTACTTTGAAGATGTTTGCGCGGGGAGCAATGTTAAGAACCtgccatcatcttcttcttcagtaTCTGCGGTGCTGCCTGCAGGTGTGGTTAAGAAGCCTAGGGTGACTCAGCAGACTGTGCAAAGTACTTGCTGCCAGGTTGAAGGTTGTAACGTTGACCTGAGTGGAGCTAAAGATTATCACCGCAAGCACAGGGTCTGTGAAAACCATTCCAAATCCCCCAGGGTCATTGTTGCTGGTCAGGAGCGTCGGTTTTGTCAGCAATGTAGCag GTTCCATGATTTGTCCGAGTTTGATCAGAAGAAACGAAGCTGCCGTAGACGCCTTTCTGATCACAATGCACGTCGTCGCAAGCCACAGCCAGACACAATCTCATTTAACTCCACAAGGCTTTCTTCACCATTTTATG ATGATCGGCAAAATTTTCTCTGGAATCAACCTCCATTTGGTCAAATGAGGCCCACAGTAAGTTCCACATGGGAAGGCTCATGTGACTTTAAAGTGTTGCAAATGAAGGGGTCTTTGATGAAGTCGACAAAAGTAGGGGGCATTGATGGACAGCTGCATCTGCCTAACTCCCAGCGATCAAATACCTTTTCAACACTTTCTCAAGAAGTAGACAGGCTCTTGCCACTCAAGGGCACCCCTGCCGAAGTCCTCAATCATG GTCCGGAAGTGTCTTTAACTGCTTCAAACTTAGATGGAGCACTGGATCTTCGGCGTGCTCTCTCTCTTCTGTCAACCAATTCGTGGGGTTCAGCTGACCCTGGAACAACATCTTCTCTCGTCCAACTTGGCCACGCTAACCACACCGGCACAGCTCAGCCTGCAGTTCATGTAATGAGTTCAACCTCAGAGTATTGGCAGGATGAACATGCCCTTGCTCAGCATGGGCGGGTGCTTCCAATTGCTGCACATAGGAGTGGTAGCCAGTTCCAGGAGTTTCAGCTGCTTAGGTCTCCCTATGAGACTACGTTCTTTGACTCTAATCAGATCCATTGA